In Fibrobacter sp. UWB10, a single window of DNA contains:
- a CDS encoding amino acid ABC transporter substrate-binding protein — protein sequence MKKIFAMLAAFACAAVFSACNDQKAEQSTADESLNKVKAAGEFVLGLDDSFPPMGFRDKDNNIVGFDIDLATEVCARLGVKLKTQPISWDAKEQELNTGKIDCIWNGMSVDSARAAAMNLSDAYLTNRMIFTVKDKALTKLEALKGKKIAVQNGSTAQKLLDASEAGKAAKEIVPFDDNQTALMDLDKGGVDAVFLDEIVAKYWIVENAKDYIVLEEGLSDEVYAVGFRKNDKALRNAVNSTLAAMKADGKFDEIYAKWFGK from the coding sequence ATGAAAAAAATCTTTGCGATGCTTGCGGCGTTTGCTTGTGCCGCTGTTTTTTCTGCCTGTAACGACCAAAAGGCAGAACAGTCTACTGCTGACGAATCCCTGAACAAGGTGAAGGCTGCAGGCGAGTTCGTGCTCGGTCTCGATGACTCCTTCCCGCCGATGGGTTTCCGCGACAAGGACAACAACATCGTGGGTTTTGATATTGACCTTGCTACAGAAGTTTGCGCTCGCCTGGGCGTGAAACTCAAGACGCAGCCGATTTCCTGGGACGCCAAGGAACAGGAATTGAATACCGGCAAAATCGACTGCATTTGGAACGGTATGAGTGTGGACAGCGCTCGCGCCGCCGCAATGAATTTGAGCGATGCATACCTCACGAACCGTATGATCTTTACCGTGAAGGACAAGGCTCTTACAAAACTCGAAGCTCTCAAGGGCAAGAAGATTGCCGTGCAGAACGGCTCTACCGCCCAGAAGTTGCTCGATGCTTCCGAAGCGGGCAAGGCTGCCAAGGAAATCGTTCCGTTTGATGACAACCAGACGGCTCTCATGGATTTGGACAAGGGCGGTGTCGATGCCGTGTTCCTCGACGAAATCGTAGCTAAGTACTGGATCGTTGAAAATGCTAAGGACTACATTGTCCTCGAAGAAGGCCTTTCGGACGAAGTCTATGCCGTTGGTTTCCGCAAGAATGACAAGGCTCTCCGCAATGCCGTGAACTCGACCTTGGCTGCAATGAAAGCTGATGGCAAGTTTGACGAAATCTATGCCAAGTGGTTCGGTAAGTAG
- a CDS encoding LuxR C-terminal-related transcriptional regulator → MAEPCKCLTSRQKEILSLLRKGLTNAEICKALNISANTVKVHLANIYKILDVSNRTEAVSVDIEESNENSAVDEEIHIAFIDGKSLDGCSPAKELYLSIIQALNRYRLFSINESEEASAPATYQVKISPVLNKENTFFVTLYKGKTADILWSESLQVNANDDFELMGTQVAMQIFRLLFHSAAQTYEQNKELFPRWWYATSFANVKIDNICRDSFDEIINELEPLAKAEKSPIFVPYTLVWAYYVAITESWVNAKEYVAKIESLACAAMRKNPYSVYAQFMMAVYNMAIGNKNGAVPYLRQILADLPQCVRSRRILVQLCMFAGQMDEALHLLNEGSRFIKGPEGVLLHSTPRAFIFFLQGKFAECEETLNQVLMFHPESTLARLMLIACNNKRGNFKESEKHRQVFFEYHPNFQKSDLEQILKGIPSPTKETLLDSVSNVFTL, encoded by the coding sequence ATGGCAGAGCCTTGTAAATGTTTAACATCGCGACAAAAGGAAATCCTCTCCTTGCTTCGTAAGGGGCTTACGAATGCTGAAATTTGCAAGGCGTTGAACATTTCGGCGAATACGGTCAAGGTGCATTTGGCCAACATTTACAAGATTCTCGATGTTTCGAACAGGACCGAAGCGGTGTCTGTCGATATTGAAGAAAGTAATGAAAATTCAGCTGTTGACGAAGAAATCCACATCGCATTTATAGATGGGAAATCCTTGGACGGTTGTTCCCCCGCAAAAGAGCTTTACCTATCTATCATACAAGCCTTGAACCGGTATCGGCTTTTTTCGATCAACGAGAGTGAAGAAGCTTCGGCTCCGGCAACGTATCAAGTCAAAATATCCCCGGTCTTGAATAAGGAAAATACCTTCTTTGTAACTCTATACAAAGGAAAAACGGCAGATATTCTTTGGTCGGAATCGCTACAGGTTAACGCTAACGACGATTTTGAACTGATGGGGACGCAGGTGGCAATGCAAATCTTTAGGCTATTGTTCCATTCGGCGGCGCAGACTTATGAACAAAATAAAGAATTGTTTCCCCGGTGGTGGTATGCCACTTCTTTTGCCAATGTCAAAATAGATAATATCTGCCGGGATTCGTTTGATGAAATAATCAACGAATTGGAGCCGTTGGCTAAAGCGGAGAAAAGCCCCATATTTGTACCCTATACGCTTGTTTGGGCCTATTATGTTGCCATAACGGAATCCTGGGTGAACGCTAAAGAGTATGTTGCAAAAATAGAATCGCTTGCCTGTGCTGCAATGCGGAAGAATCCCTATTCTGTATACGCCCAGTTCATGATGGCGGTATACAATATGGCGATTGGGAACAAGAATGGAGCAGTTCCTTACCTTCGGCAGATTTTGGCGGATCTTCCGCAGTGTGTTAGGTCTCGGCGTATTTTGGTTCAGCTCTGTATGTTTGCGGGGCAAATGGACGAGGCCTTGCATTTGCTGAATGAAGGCTCCCGATTTATTAAAGGGCCAGAAGGCGTGCTCCTTCATTCTACACCAAGGGCGTTCATCTTTTTCTTGCAGGGCAAGTTTGCGGAATGTGAAGAAACGTTGAATCAAGTTTTGATGTTCCATCCGGAATCGACCTTAGCAAGGCTTATGCTGATTGCCTGCAATAACAAGAGGGGCAATTTCAAGGAAAGCGAAAAGCATAGACAAGTGTTTTTTGAATACCATCCGAATTTCCAGAAGTCTGACCTGGAGCAAATTCTGAAGGGGATTCCTTCGCCGACGAAGGAAACGCTTCTTGATAGCGTTAGCAACGTTTTTACGCTATAA
- a CDS encoding amino acid ABC transporter permease yields MSDLSSLLPILWGGFCTTLAIFGLTLLFSIPLGLLIAVLKMSKWRVVRYPVSFYISVMRGTPLLLQIVAIYFGSYYLSEYSGLGFSFDRFPAVIVAFSINYAAYFAEIFRGGIQSIPKGQYEAAYMLGMTRSQTFFRIILPQVVKRVVPASANEVITLVKDTSLAQVIAVTELFALAKKQQAAYASIYPLFVAGVFYYVANLLLSVLFAYLERKLDYYK; encoded by the coding sequence GTGTCTGACTTAAGTTCTCTGTTGCCTATCCTTTGGGGCGGTTTCTGCACGACGCTCGCCATATTCGGGCTGACGCTCCTGTTCTCGATTCCGCTCGGTCTTTTGATTGCCGTGCTCAAAATGAGCAAGTGGCGAGTGGTGCGTTACCCGGTGTCATTCTACATCTCGGTGATGCGTGGAACGCCGCTCTTGTTGCAGATTGTGGCAATTTATTTTGGCTCGTATTACCTGAGCGAATATTCGGGACTCGGATTTTCGTTTGACCGATTCCCGGCGGTGATTGTCGCTTTTTCGATAAACTATGCGGCGTACTTTGCCGAAATTTTCCGCGGCGGAATCCAGTCGATTCCTAAAGGACAGTACGAGGCCGCCTACATGCTCGGCATGACCCGTTCGCAGACATTTTTCCGTATTATTTTACCACAAGTGGTAAAGCGCGTGGTGCCCGCGAGTGCAAACGAAGTGATTACCTTGGTAAAGGATACATCGCTTGCGCAGGTGATTGCAGTGACGGAACTTTTTGCTTTGGCCAAGAAACAGCAGGCGGCATACGCCAGCATTTATCCGCTGTTCGTGGCAGGTGTGTTCTACTATGTGGCAAACCTTTTGCTGAGCGTGCTTTTCGCCTATCTGGAACGCAAGCTCGACTACTATAAGTGA